One window of Metopolophium dirhodum isolate CAU chromosome 3, ASM1992520v1, whole genome shotgun sequence genomic DNA carries:
- the LOC132941648 gene encoding uncharacterized protein LOC132941648 isoform X1, whose product MLKFFFLIATLATLAQSQIAVEWICEDTKSMGNCSRVPKMTDLLQIISQNSDDYEYTDYHYCPNYIVERHIKCVRTYFDSCYRHMTPFMRNIFLAYVPLTESAETFCDKNRPYKKEFREHMSCTKALLEADDDWEDFADDAEMQYGQSIDDMTARSKCKVVSCYWRELTTEIRKQCGPKTEKFSRQVLSYMWPISMLSVVRECKNFENRCTTKT is encoded by the exons ATGCTGAAATTCTTCTTCTTAATCG CTACATTGGCGACGTTGGCTCAATCTCAGATTGCGGTAGAATGGATCTGCGAAGATACCAAATCAATGGGCAACTGCAGTAGAGTACCGAAGATGACAGACTTGCTCCAAATTATTTCTCAAAACAGCGACGATTACGAATATACAGACTACCACTATTGCCC GAACTACATCGTGGAACGCCACATCAAGTGTGTGCGGACGTACTTCGATAGTTGTTATAGGCATATGACCCCATTCATGCGAAATATCTTCTTGGCTTATGTACCACTGACCGAGAGCGCAGAAACCTTCTGCGACAAAAACCGGCCTTACAAGAAAG AATTTAGAGAACACATGTCTTGCACAAAAGCATTGTTAGAGGCCGACGATGATTGGGAGGATTTTGCGGACGACGCTGAGATGCAATACGGACAATCAATAGACGACATGACTGCCCGTAGCAAGTGCAA AGTTGTCAGCTGTTATTGGCGTGAATTGACCACGGAAATTCGTAAACAATGCGGACCGAAGACCGAAAAGTTTTCTCGCCAAGTGCTCAGCTACATGTGGCCCATATCGATGTTGTCG gtggtacGCGAATGTAAAAATTTTGAGAACCGCTgtacaacaaaaacataa
- the LOC132941648 gene encoding uncharacterized protein LOC132941648 isoform X2, translating into MLKFFFLIATLATLAQSQIAVEWICEDTKSMGNCSRVPKMTDLLQIISQNSDDYEYTDYHYCPNYIVERHIKCVRTYFDSCYRHMTPFMRNIFLAYVPLTESAETFCDKNRPYKKEFREHMSCTKALLEADDDWEDFADDAEMQYGQSIDDMTARSKCKVVSCYWRELTTEIRKQCGPKTEKFSRQVLSYMWPISMLSKLCDELLIFGPL; encoded by the exons ATGCTGAAATTCTTCTTCTTAATCG CTACATTGGCGACGTTGGCTCAATCTCAGATTGCGGTAGAATGGATCTGCGAAGATACCAAATCAATGGGCAACTGCAGTAGAGTACCGAAGATGACAGACTTGCTCCAAATTATTTCTCAAAACAGCGACGATTACGAATATACAGACTACCACTATTGCCC GAACTACATCGTGGAACGCCACATCAAGTGTGTGCGGACGTACTTCGATAGTTGTTATAGGCATATGACCCCATTCATGCGAAATATCTTCTTGGCTTATGTACCACTGACCGAGAGCGCAGAAACCTTCTGCGACAAAAACCGGCCTTACAAGAAAG AATTTAGAGAACACATGTCTTGCACAAAAGCATTGTTAGAGGCCGACGATGATTGGGAGGATTTTGCGGACGACGCTGAGATGCAATACGGACAATCAATAGACGACATGACTGCCCGTAGCAAGTGCAA AGTTGTCAGCTGTTATTGGCGTGAATTGACCACGGAAATTCGTAAACAATGCGGACCGAAGACCGAAAAGTTTTCTCGCCAAGTGCTCAGCTACATGTGGCCCATATCGATGTTGTCG AAACTATGCGATGAGCTATTAATTTTTGGACCATTGTGA
- the LOC132941488 gene encoding uncharacterized protein LOC132941488, whose amino-acid sequence MLKLLVIISSLMVCVRSEFSIDWICEETNAIGNCSTIPKITDWLQFLADNIDSDEYTDLHYCPFEIVERHAKCMVLFLRSCQQHMSDAKRHFVYSYVPRTERAATHCVKGRPYKKEFREYTNCTRVMYNNEPNEWDVHAINQDIEFGLISKKMEFRKKCDIYHKYWEMQSSWILQKCGAKAEKFSRQVLSNMWPIMGLLNICGDRLTPYGYFET is encoded by the exons ATGTTAAAACTACTCGTCATAATca GTAGTTTGATGGTGTGTGTTAGATCCGAGTTTTCCATCGATTGGATCTGTGAAGAGACCAATGCAATTGGCAACTGCAGTACCATACCAAAGATCACAGACTGGCTCCAATTTCTCGCCGATAACATTGATAGTGACGAATACACGGACTTACACTATTGCCC ATTCGAAATCGTGGAACGCCACGCCAAGTGTATGGTGTTGTTCTTGAGAAGTTGTCAGCAGCATATGTCCGACGCGAAACGACATTTCGTCTACTCGTATGTGCCGCGAACCGAGAGAGCAGCGACTCACTGCGTCAAAGGCCGGCCTTACAAGAAGG AATTTAGAGAATACACGAATTGCACGAGAGTGATGTACAACAACGAACCCAACGAATGGGATGTTCATGCGATAAATCAAGATATAGAGTTCGGACTGATATCAAAGAAAATGGAGTTCCGCAAGAAATGCGA CATTTATCACAAATATTGGGAAATGCAGAGCTCGTGGATTCTTCAGAAATGCGGAGCGAAGGCAGAAAAGTTTTCCCGTCAAGTGCTCAGCAATATGTGGCCAATAATGGGATTGTTG